The proteins below come from a single Spirochaetota bacterium genomic window:
- a CDS encoding DHH family phosphoesterase → MDLAQAEDRELFRSILEKSSRIVITTHSNPDPDAIASSYGMLSLVRHLVRRTSIIVQSGSIGRAENRSLIEACRIKLTDMRNADITARDTIILVDAQHPNSNYPLPKKMMPRIVIDHHPLRAKTYGVPYHDIRPSFGSTATIIYEYLTAFEVPVTKNAATALFYGIKTDTADLSRGVTNADIAAHQALVKRMDHRRIAVIENAPLPLEYYREIFKGLSNAMRYENIVIVHLHSIPAPDYASLIADFFLRCEKVNWVLVSGRSNEHLILSLRSKKVRRNAGEIIKSLTAKYGSGGGHGAYAAGTIPLMGKDEDAMEKIERDMVAKLLTKLAGRVMVGERFFDAAT, encoded by the coding sequence ATGGACCTCGCTCAGGCAGAAGATCGCGAACTCTTCCGAAGCATACTGGAAAAAAGCAGCCGCATCGTCATCACTACGCATTCCAACCCTGACCCCGATGCCATCGCCTCATCGTACGGCATGCTTTCCCTCGTACGGCACCTCGTGCGGCGCACCTCGATCATCGTGCAGAGCGGGAGCATAGGGCGTGCTGAGAACCGTTCGCTCATCGAGGCCTGCCGCATCAAGCTTACCGATATGCGCAACGCGGACATAACGGCGCGCGATACCATCATTCTCGTTGACGCACAGCACCCCAATTCGAACTACCCCCTCCCGAAGAAAATGATGCCGCGCATCGTCATCGATCATCACCCGCTCAGGGCGAAGACGTACGGCGTACCCTATCACGATATTCGTCCGTCCTTCGGTTCGACCGCGACGATAATATACGAATATCTCACTGCGTTCGAGGTGCCTGTCACGAAGAACGCCGCCACCGCGCTCTTCTACGGCATCAAGACCGACACGGCCGATCTGAGCCGCGGCGTGACGAACGCCGATATCGCGGCGCATCAGGCGCTGGTGAAGCGCATGGACCATCGCCGCATTGCGGTCATTGAGAACGCGCCGCTCCCCCTCGAATACTACCGCGAGATATTCAAAGGCCTTTCCAATGCGATGCGCTACGAGAATATCGTCATCGTGCATCTGCATTCGATACCCGCGCCCGACTATGCATCGCTCATAGCGGATTTTTTCCTGCGCTGCGAAAAGGTGAACTGGGTGCTTGTTTCCGGCAGGAGCAATGAGCATCTCATACTTTCGCTCAGGAGTAAAAAGGTGCGGCGCAATGCGGGAGAGATCATCAAATCGCTGACGGCGAAGTACGGGAGCGGCGGCGGGCACGGCGCGTATGCCGCCGGGACCATACCCCTCATGGGCAAGGACGAGGATGCGATGGAAAAAATAGAACGGGATATGGTCGCGAAGCTCCTGACGAAGCTCGCCGGCAGGGTCATGGTCGGCGAGCGTTTTTTTGATGCTGCGACATGA
- the queF gene encoding preQ(1) synthase: MPRHNRSAKRRADKLSLLGSNRTVYPSKPEDARLETFANPNSRDYTIRMDTEEFTSLCPITGQPDFAKLTITYIPRERCIESKSLKLYLFSFRNTGMFFEAVTNRILDDLVRALQPKWMEIEGRFNRRGGIDFTVTATHGTR, from the coding sequence ATGCCGCGGCACAACCGAAGCGCAAAAAGAAGGGCCGATAAACTTTCGCTCCTCGGCTCGAATCGGACCGTCTATCCGTCCAAGCCCGAGGATGCTCGGCTGGAAACGTTCGCCAATCCGAACTCACGCGATTACACGATACGTATGGATACGGAGGAGTTCACCTCGCTCTGTCCTATCACCGGCCAGCCTGACTTCGCGAAACTGACCATCACCTATATCCCGCGGGAACGGTGCATAGAATCGAAATCGCTGAAACTCTATCTTTTCTCGTTCAGGAACACCGGCATGTTCTTCGAGGCAGTGACCAACCGCATACTCGACGACCTCGTGCGCGCCCTTCAGCCGAAGTGGATGGAGATAGAAGGACGCTTCAACCGCCGCGGCGGCATCGATTTCACCGTTACAGCGACCCATGGAACTCGCTAA
- a CDS encoding NAD(P)-dependent alcohol dehydrogenase, with translation MDTMKAIHCTKYGPAEVLKVIETKKPVPKSNEVLIKIYATSVTNSDLFIRSSKVAFALMIPFRLMIGIQRPRNPIIGEVFSGEIESAGTDIARFKPGDQVYGLTGMSLGGYADYKCMKETDSKQGCLALMPRTISFEDATAAAYGGLLAFQFGEKGNIQKGQKVLIYGASGTSGTIAIQFAKHRGAEVTAVCSAAHFDLVRSLGADKVLDYTSTVSLAKIEKYDFMLDAVGKRRTSALRKACERAVAKSGIYASIDDEALLLDSPRLDRVRALVEAGHIRPVTDRCYPFEQIVEAHRYVETGHKKGNVAITVNQKSHTT, from the coding sequence ATGGACACAATGAAAGCGATCCACTGCACCAAGTACGGCCCGGCAGAAGTGCTTAAAGTCATTGAAACTAAAAAGCCGGTGCCCAAAAGCAATGAAGTACTCATTAAGATCTACGCGACATCGGTCACCAACAGCGACCTGTTCATTCGAAGCTCCAAGGTGGCGTTTGCGTTGATGATCCCCTTTCGCTTGATGATCGGCATCCAAAGGCCCCGCAACCCGATCATTGGCGAGGTCTTTTCCGGAGAGATAGAATCTGCAGGTACAGACATCGCACGTTTTAAGCCCGGTGATCAGGTATATGGTCTTACCGGCATGTCACTCGGCGGCTATGCGGATTATAAATGCATGAAGGAGACAGATTCCAAACAGGGCTGTCTTGCACTCATGCCTCGCACCATCTCCTTCGAGGATGCAACAGCAGCCGCATACGGAGGTTTGCTGGCATTCCAATTCGGCGAGAAAGGAAATATACAGAAGGGCCAGAAGGTGCTCATATATGGAGCTTCTGGCACATCCGGTACCATTGCGATACAGTTCGCCAAGCATCGCGGCGCAGAGGTGACAGCGGTATGCAGTGCGGCTCATTTTGATCTGGTGCGATCGCTGGGGGCCGACAAGGTGCTCGACTACACGAGTACTGTGTCCCTTGCCAAGATCGAAAAGTACGATTTCATGCTTGATGCGGTCGGGAAGAGAAGAACGTCAGCGCTGAGAAAAGCATGTGAAAGAGCGGTTGCCAAAAGCGGCATCTATGCATCCATTGATGATGAGGCTTTGCTCCTAGATTCACCCCGCCTTGACAGGGTCAGAGCACTCGTCGAAGCAGGGCACATTCGTCCTGTAACGGACAGGTGCTATCCATTCGAGCAGATCGTGGAAGCCCACAGATATGTGGAAACAGGCCACAAGAAAGGGAATGTTGCGATCACCGTTAATCAGAAAAGCCATACAACCTGA
- the recO gene encoding DNA repair protein RecO, with the protein MRTPLRLTGVIIDRHPYKSSSIIAEAVTDRGTMSVLCRSAKKDGAGAELSRVALLSLVVVPGREDLYTLSSASITRDHPSIHGSALKLSAVSYFFSLVKAVKSTDEERMLPLVDAALSAFEAAADETDATDALLLSSTVKLLYISGVLPKLDGCVVCDSPYADGFYSIVRGGYVCARCADPVERKVAFPPAVQRAFSGLIRSPIADAVTFTDVPPALTLIVRRTIAAYAGVASKSAKAYDEIAAVYAVSARKH; encoded by the coding sequence ATGCGTACGCCGCTTCGTCTCACGGGTGTCATCATCGACCGTCATCCGTATAAAAGCTCGAGTATCATCGCCGAAGCTGTCACTGATCGCGGAACGATGAGCGTGCTCTGCAGGAGCGCGAAGAAGGACGGTGCCGGCGCTGAACTTTCACGGGTGGCGCTCCTGTCGCTTGTCGTCGTACCGGGGCGCGAGGACCTCTATACCCTTTCAAGCGCATCGATAACGCGCGATCATCCGTCGATACATGGATCAGCACTCAAGCTTTCCGCGGTGTCGTACTTCTTCTCGCTCGTGAAAGCGGTCAAGAGTACGGATGAAGAGCGCATGCTCCCCCTCGTCGATGCGGCGCTCTCCGCTTTTGAAGCGGCAGCGGACGAAACTGATGCGACGGACGCATTGCTTCTGTCGTCAACAGTGAAGCTCCTCTACATTTCCGGCGTTCTGCCGAAGCTCGACGGCTGTGTCGTCTGTGATTCCCCGTATGCCGATGGTTTTTACTCCATCGTACGCGGCGGTTATGTGTGTGCGCGATGTGCTGACCCCGTTGAGCGGAAGGTCGCGTTCCCGCCGGCAGTACAGCGTGCGTTCTCCGGGCTCATCCGCTCGCCGATAGCGGATGCGGTAACGTTTACGGATGTACCGCCGGCGCTCACGCTCATTGTCCGCCGGACGATAGCGGCCTATGCGGGTGTGGCATCGAAAAGCGCGAAGGCGTATGATGAGATCGCCGCGGTGTATGCGGTGAGCGCCCGAAAGCATTGA
- the serS gene encoding serine--tRNA ligase — protein MIDVRLLRENIGIIEGNLKRRRSTVDLTPLVRLEEKRRTVLKAVEALRAVRNENSKKVGTLVKTGDTAGAERIKIEMRTVNADLETKEKELETLAADTERELMLLPNILLDDVPDGADDTAGREIKRVGTPRVFDFPIKDHVDIGTALGILDLERAAKIASARFSILKGMGAKLERSLMNFMLDVHTKEHGYTEYMPPLMVNRDSMTGTGQLPKFEEDLFRTTNDPPYYLIPTAEVPLTNIPRDEILSEADLPMYLTAYTPCFRAEAGAYGKDTRGIIRQHQFDKVELVKIVVPEKSPEEHEKLLADAEDILKRLDLPYRVVTLSSGDTGFASAKTYDIEVWLPSQNKYREISSCSTCTDFQARRAHIRFKRGGKTEIAHTMNGSGLAIGRTWIAIIENYQNADGSVTIPDVLRPSMGADRIG, from the coding sequence ATGATCGACGTACGCCTGCTTAGGGAAAATATCGGCATTATCGAGGGAAATCTCAAGCGCCGCCGCTCCACCGTGGACCTCACCCCACTCGTGCGCCTTGAGGAAAAACGCCGTACCGTGCTGAAAGCGGTGGAAGCCCTCCGTGCCGTCCGCAATGAGAATTCGAAGAAGGTCGGAACGCTCGTGAAGACGGGCGATACGGCCGGTGCGGAGCGCATCAAGATCGAGATGAGAACGGTCAATGCCGACCTGGAGACGAAGGAAAAAGAGCTCGAAACGCTCGCCGCCGATACCGAACGCGAACTCATGCTCCTCCCGAACATACTGCTCGATGATGTCCCCGACGGCGCCGACGATACCGCGGGGCGCGAGATAAAGCGCGTGGGCACACCGCGTGTCTTCGATTTCCCGATCAAGGACCATGTCGATATCGGCACCGCGCTCGGCATACTCGATCTTGAGCGGGCGGCGAAGATAGCCTCGGCGCGCTTCTCGATACTCAAGGGAATGGGCGCCAAGCTCGAGCGCTCGCTCATGAATTTCATGCTCGATGTGCACACGAAGGAACACGGCTACACGGAATACATGCCCCCGCTCATGGTCAACCGCGACTCGATGACCGGCACGGGGCAGCTCCCGAAATTCGAGGAAGACCTCTTCCGCACGACGAATGATCCGCCGTATTATCTCATACCGACGGCGGAAGTGCCGCTCACCAATATCCCGCGCGATGAGATACTCTCCGAGGCCGACCTCCCGATGTATCTCACCGCATACACGCCGTGCTTCCGCGCGGAAGCGGGCGCGTACGGCAAGGACACACGCGGCATCATACGCCAGCATCAATTCGATAAAGTGGAGCTCGTGAAGATAGTCGTTCCGGAAAAAAGCCCCGAGGAACATGAAAAGCTCCTCGCGGACGCCGAAGACATCCTCAAGCGGCTCGATCTCCCCTATCGGGTCGTAACGCTCTCGAGCGGCGACACGGGATTCGCATCGGCAAAGACGTATGACATCGAAGTGTGGCTCCCCTCGCAGAACAAATACCGCGAGATATCGAGCTGCTCGACGTGCACCGATTTCCAGGCACGCCGCGCGCACATACGCTTCAAGCGCGGCGGGAAAACGGAGATAGCGCATACGATGAACGGCTCGGGACTGGCCATCGGCCGGACGTGGATCGCCATCATTGAGAATTATCAGAATGCCGACGGAAGCGTCACGATACCCGACGTGCTCCGTCCCTCTATGGGTGCGGACAGGATCGGCTGA
- a CDS encoding SAM-dependent methyltransferase: MELAKPSLSICAVDIGNRSDNTARVIETLRAADIVFVESFREGSTLLKHFDMKKEMLEVSEHTTAAEIASYAERIAVEKLAAALISDCGTPLIEDPGRTLVAAARELGIPVLPVPGVSSITAALMTAPFPVKKFFYAGLLPRERKERDIELRKLASLPYPVVILDAPYRFNDVLAAVARAFGNSRDTLIGYDLTMESETVFTGTLGEALAAYGGTKMKDREFVIVVNGGE, translated from the coding sequence ATGGAACTCGCTAAGCCGTCGCTTTCCATCTGCGCGGTGGACATCGGCAATCGCTCCGACAACACCGCGCGCGTCATTGAAACTCTCAGGGCGGCGGATATCGTCTTCGTCGAAAGTTTCCGCGAAGGGAGCACGCTCCTCAAGCATTTCGATATGAAGAAAGAGATGCTCGAAGTAAGCGAACATACAACGGCAGCCGAGATAGCATCGTATGCCGAACGTATCGCCGTTGAAAAGCTCGCAGCGGCGCTCATATCGGACTGCGGGACACCGCTCATCGAAGACCCGGGCCGCACGCTCGTCGCCGCCGCACGTGAACTCGGGATACCGGTGCTTCCCGTACCCGGAGTATCATCGATAACCGCCGCGCTCATGACAGCGCCGTTCCCGGTAAAGAAATTCTTCTACGCAGGGCTGCTCCCGCGGGAAAGAAAAGAACGGGATATCGAATTGAGAAAACTCGCTTCGCTCCCCTACCCTGTCGTCATACTCGATGCGCCGTACCGATTCAACGACGTGCTCGCCGCGGTCGCCCGCGCGTTCGGGAATTCGCGCGATACGCTCATCGGATACGATCTTACCATGGAGAGTGAAACGGTTTTTACGGGGACGCTGGGTGAAGCGCTCGCTGCGT
- a CDS encoding MraY family glycosyltransferase produces the protein MNYTAIAIIFGAALALSIALFPVARMLARIFHMIDVPDGERKIHVRPVPYLGSIMIFAGFALGLYLYGRYFEGALHFLHSTRFGIVISLIAMYILGLADDKFDMPALLKFFLQIAVACIPLLFGISVDRLANPFGGVVMLPPVVSWIVTVFWLVALSNAMNLIDGMDGLSAGVTVISVSFIMVISALTGSNVIYPMAALLGGVLGYLIFNVPPAKIFMGDSGALFIGYAIGILSLVSNIKSSFAITLMLPVVLLLIPILDTLLSIIRRVKDQQRVFGADKRHLHHRLLALTGNRPWRVLGIMYAACILLGLFSLIAFLMPREFTPLLLFILCENIIFAVVLLNLFEKSRDTYTRMKQYVKDTVFGKDIGGNDAAAQPKRKKKGR, from the coding sequence ATGAACTATACCGCTATCGCCATTATTTTCGGCGCAGCCTTAGCGCTTTCCATCGCGCTCTTCCCCGTCGCACGCATGCTCGCACGCATCTTTCATATGATCGATGTGCCCGACGGCGAACGGAAGATCCATGTGCGCCCCGTGCCGTATCTCGGCAGCATCATGATCTTCGCCGGTTTCGCGCTCGGGCTGTATCTGTACGGAAGATATTTTGAGGGCGCGCTCCACTTCCTGCATTCGACGCGTTTCGGCATCGTCATCTCGCTCATCGCGATGTACATCCTCGGCCTTGCCGACGACAAATTCGATATGCCCGCGCTCTTGAAATTCTTCCTGCAGATAGCCGTCGCCTGCATACCGCTCCTGTTCGGCATATCCGTTGACCGTCTTGCCAATCCGTTCGGCGGCGTCGTCATGCTCCCTCCCGTCGTATCATGGATAGTCACCGTGTTCTGGCTGGTAGCGCTCTCCAATGCGATGAACCTCATCGACGGCATGGACGGCCTTTCGGCGGGTGTCACCGTCATCTCCGTGTCGTTCATCATGGTGATATCCGCTCTCACCGGGAGCAATGTCATCTATCCCATGGCGGCGCTCCTCGGCGGCGTGCTCGGCTATCTCATCTTCAATGTGCCCCCCGCAAAAATATTCATGGGCGATTCGGGCGCGCTTTTCATCGGCTATGCCATCGGCATATTGTCGCTCGTGTCGAACATCAAATCGAGCTTCGCCATAACGCTCATGCTTCCGGTAGTGCTCCTCCTCATACCGATACTCGATACGCTCCTGTCGATCATCCGGCGCGTCAAGGACCAGCAGCGCGTGTTCGGCGCGGACAAGCGGCATCTGCATCATCGCCTCCTTGCGCTCACCGGCAATCGCCCCTGGCGTGTGCTCGGCATCATGTACGCGGCATGCATACTCCTCGGATTATTCTCGCTTATCGCCTTCCTCATGCCGCGTGAATTCACACCGCTTCTCCTTTTCATTCTCTGCGAGAACATCATATTCGCCGTCGTGCTCCTCAATCTTTTTGAGAAAAGCAGGGATACCTACACACGGATGAAGCAGTACGTGAAAGATACGGTTTTCGGAAAAGACATCGGAGGGAATGATGCCGCGGCACAACCGAAGCGCAAAAAGAAGGGCCGATAA